One genomic window of Malaciobacter molluscorum LMG 25693 includes the following:
- a CDS encoding mechanosensitive ion channel family protein encodes MQEELESIQKVYNVLIEFFMNYSFQLLGAIIILILGFFVAKKISQAVEKLCLKNNLDITLTKFIVNVVRFTIIIGAAIIAIGKLGITLTPFIAGIGAASLGAGLALQGTLSNYGAGLSIIITRPFIVGNTISVKDVYGIVEEIKLAHTILLTEDGEKITVPNKYIIGEVIVNSFDYRIVESTIGIAYNSDVESAITLILEELENYKDLISTEAKPQVGIKNFGDSSINIEYRYWAKTDSYFEIQYKINLAIFNTLKKNSIEIPFPIRDVFIHNT; translated from the coding sequence ATGCAAGAAGAATTAGAATCTATACAAAAAGTATATAATGTATTGATTGAGTTTTTTATGAATTATAGTTTCCAATTATTGGGAGCTATAATTATACTTATCTTGGGTTTTTTTGTAGCAAAAAAAATATCTCAAGCTGTTGAGAAACTATGCTTAAAAAACAATCTTGATATAACTCTTACAAAGTTTATTGTAAATGTTGTTCGATTCACAATTATTATTGGTGCTGCAATTATTGCTATTGGAAAACTTGGTATCACATTAACCCCATTTATTGCAGGTATTGGTGCTGCATCACTTGGTGCGGGATTGGCGTTGCAAGGAACATTATCAAATTATGGTGCAGGATTATCTATAATAATTACAAGACCTTTTATAGTTGGTAATACAATTAGTGTGAAAGATGTTTATGGAATAGTAGAAGAGATAAAACTTGCACATACTATTTTATTAACTGAAGATGGTGAAAAAATAACTGTACCAAATAAATATATTATTGGTGAAGTTATTGTAAATTCTTTTGATTATCGTATAGTTGAATCTACTATTGGAATAGCATATAATAGTGATGTAGAGAGTGCAATAACACTTATTTTAGAAGAATTAGAAAATTATAAAGACTTGATTTCAACTGAAGCTAAACCACAAGTTGGAATAAAAAATTTTGGTGATTCCTCTATAAATATTGAATATAGATATTGGGCAAAAACTGATAGTTATTTTGAAATACAGTATAAAATAAATCTCGCTATATTTAATACTTTAAAGAAAAATTCAATTGAGATACCATTTCCAATTAGAGATGTTTTTATTCATAATACTTAA
- a CDS encoding DUF748 domain-containing protein: protein MKSNKFLKIILSILVIYSILGFLVIPFFLKSKLVEIINDNITKQASLEKLRFNPFTFKITLKNFTLKDDKEVIISFDKLYIDFSLFKSIDKKHIRFSYIELENPVINIIENENSKINLNSIIKSNTSSKKEKNQTQTSNMINFLISKTELENATINYKKISKKEPFHIQFKNLNYIFYDLGSFKNMTASQNLHTLINNDTLLEMKGGFRIVPLEFYGNVSLKRLKPYEILPFKKSMLNFQINKNANINLDFGYQVSLDKQLNIKVNKLNLDVNNININQNKKSLVKLKNFNIKNLNILYPKQKVSINTINLDDFYADIIFDENNNLNLLTLINEQKRQETKINKNEDSKPWDINIKNININKTNISYNNKISKDNINVKDLSILSNNVALKNNDLFLDKLEINEPKIAYTNTKTSLNTKVTNLKISAKDISKEKKKLLIKQIHLNKELLAIIDEKKNHIQTKNLDITVSNLGFNNNKLSLERTVVKNPYVGITLAKIDQKKQLKKDEEKPKIKEDKKSSNSIIFDFGPMNISNANLYFEDKNLPIPFKTLISKLNGEFSELNSSNLKPATFRVEGKVDKYGYTKITGLVNEKNLKELTDINMIFKNLTIKNFSAYSGKFVGREIEKGKLNLDLKYNIKKSNLDAQNRIIISNIKLGKEVKSKDATSLPLELAIALLEDPNGIIDLDIPITGNVDDPKFAITPIVWQAFKNIIIKAVSSPFNLLASLLGIEAEKIKSIEFAFGNSKLLPSELETLDNIAKIMKKRPNIAIKINSTISAEDINKLKEFKTDELIKEKMKKINEKQNYLLAIEELYSSYKNNENIDKIKHRFTNDKNNLDKTKYLQYLKGIITTKQEVLPEQLQELKEQRNQNIINYIVTTKEISKNRVIIIDNKTIENSKTKYTNFKLEVGLPK from the coding sequence ATGAAAAGTAATAAATTCTTAAAAATAATCTTATCGATTTTAGTTATTTACTCTATACTTGGATTTCTTGTAATTCCATTCTTTTTAAAATCAAAATTAGTGGAAATAATAAATGACAATATCACAAAACAGGCATCTTTAGAGAAATTAAGATTTAATCCATTTACATTCAAAATTACATTAAAAAATTTCACACTAAAAGATGATAAAGAAGTTATTATATCTTTTGATAAATTATATATTGATTTTTCACTTTTTAAATCAATAGATAAAAAACATATAAGATTTTCTTACATAGAATTAGAAAATCCAGTGATAAATATAATTGAAAATGAGAATTCAAAGATAAATTTAAATTCTATTATAAAAAGTAACACTTCTTCTAAAAAAGAAAAAAATCAGACACAAACATCAAATATGATAAATTTTCTTATTTCAAAAACTGAATTAGAAAATGCAACTATTAATTATAAAAAAATCAGCAAAAAAGAACCATTTCATATACAATTTAAAAACCTAAATTATATTTTTTATGATTTAGGAAGTTTTAAAAATATGACTGCTTCTCAAAATTTACATACACTTATAAATAATGATACTCTTTTAGAAATGAAAGGCGGATTTCGAATAGTTCCATTAGAGTTTTATGGTAATGTGAGTTTAAAAAGGTTAAAACCATATGAAATATTACCTTTTAAAAAAAGTATGTTAAATTTCCAAATTAATAAAAATGCAAATATAAATTTAGATTTTGGCTACCAAGTAAGTTTAGACAAACAACTAAATATAAAAGTAAACAAACTAAATCTAGATGTAAATAATATAAATATAAATCAAAACAAAAAATCATTAGTAAAACTAAAAAATTTCAATATAAAAAATTTGAATATTTTATATCCTAAACAAAAAGTATCAATAAATACTATAAATCTTGATGACTTTTATGCAGATATTATTTTTGATGAAAATAATAATTTAAATTTATTAACTTTGATAAATGAACAAAAAAGACAAGAAACAAAAATAAATAAAAATGAAGATTCAAAACCTTGGGATATAAATATAAAAAATATCAATATAAACAAAACAAATATATCTTATAATAATAAAATATCAAAAGATAACATAAATGTAAAAGACTTATCAATACTTTCAAATAATGTTGCTTTAAAAAACAATGATTTATTTTTAGATAAATTAGAAATAAATGAGCCAAAAATAGCTTATACAAACACAAAAACATCTCTAAACACAAAAGTAACAAATCTAAAAATATCTGCAAAAGATATATCAAAAGAGAAAAAGAAACTACTTATAAAACAGATACATTTAAATAAAGAACTTCTTGCAATAATAGATGAGAAAAAAAACCATATACAAACAAAGAATTTAGATATAACAGTAAGCAACTTAGGATTTAATAACAATAAATTATCTTTAGAAAGAACAGTTGTAAAAAATCCTTATGTAGGAATAACTTTAGCAAAAATAGATCAAAAAAAGCAACTAAAAAAAGATGAAGAAAAACCTAAGATAAAAGAAGATAAAAAAAGTTCAAACTCAATCATTTTTGACTTTGGGCCTATGAACATATCAAATGCAAATTTATACTTTGAAGATAAAAACTTACCAATTCCTTTTAAAACATTGATTTCTAAACTTAATGGTGAATTTAGTGAACTTAATTCATCAAATTTAAAACCTGCTACTTTTAGAGTTGAAGGTAAAGTTGATAAATATGGATATACAAAAATAACAGGGTTAGTAAATGAAAAAAATTTGAAAGAATTAACTGATATAAATATGATATTTAAAAATCTAACGATTAAAAATTTTTCGGCATATTCTGGTAAATTTGTAGGAAGAGAAATAGAAAAAGGGAAATTAAATCTTGATTTAAAATACAACATAAAAAAATCCAATCTTGATGCACAAAATAGAATAATAATAAGTAATATCAAATTAGGGAAAGAAGTAAAAAGTAAAGATGCAACATCTTTACCTTTAGAATTAGCAATAGCATTACTTGAAGATCCAAATGGAATAATTGACTTAGATATTCCTATTACTGGAAATGTTGATGATCCTAAATTCGCCATCACTCCTATTGTTTGGCAAGCTTTTAAAAATATTATAATAAAAGCAGTAAGTTCTCCATTTAATCTATTAGCATCACTATTAGGAATAGAAGCTGAAAAAATAAAATCTATAGAGTTTGCTTTTGGAAATTCTAAACTTCTACCTTCAGAGTTAGAAACATTAGATAATATAGCAAAAATAATGAAAAAAAGACCAAATATTGCTATAAAAATAAATTCAACAATTTCAGCTGAAGATATAAATAAATTAAAAGAGTTTAAAACAGATGAACTTATAAAAGAAAAAATGAAAAAAATAAATGAAAAACAAAACTATCTTTTAGCAATAGAAGAGCTATATTCATCTTATAAAAATAATGAAAATATAGATAAGATAAAACATAGATTTACAAATGATAAAAATAATCTTGATAAAACTAAATATTTACAGTATTTAAAAGGTATAATAACAACTAAACAAGAAGTATTACCTGAACAGTTACAAGAACTAAAAGAACAAAGAAATCAAAATATCATAAACTACATTGTAACGACTAAAGAAATATCAAAGAATAGAGTTATTATTATAGATAATAAAACTATTGAAAACTCAAAAACAAAATATACAAATTTTAAATTAGAAGTTGGTTTACCAAAATAA
- the dapE gene encoding succinyl-diaminopimelate desuccinylase — translation MTVIELFQKLLRFKSITPNDDGAFDFIEEYLGDTWSCIKVDMEGVKNRFYYKKFNDKKQHLCFAGHIDVVPPGEGWDVDPFAADIIDGVITARGTQDMKSGDAAFLYACKHAVDFDGTLSILMTSDEEGEGTYGTIKMLEHLKEINFIPNYAVVAEPTCEEVFGDAIKVGRRGSINGYITIKGKQGHAAYPEKCINPVHNFAEILPKLAGHNLDDGDEYFAPSKMVITDIRGGMQVTNVTPNELKLMFNVRNSTNTTRESVEEFIHKNLEGLEYDFRTTQGSFPFVTNKESKVVKAMENSIKEVLGVTTKHSTHGGTSDARYFGAFGIEAIEFGVINDTIHSVGERTTVKEVEGLTAVYEDLIKNF, via the coding sequence TTGACAGTTATAGAGTTATTTCAAAAATTATTAAGATTTAAATCAATTACACCAAATGATGATGGAGCTTTTGATTTTATAGAAGAGTATTTGGGTGATACTTGGTCATGTATAAAAGTTGATATGGAAGGTGTAAAAAATAGATTTTATTATAAAAAATTCAACGATAAAAAACAACACTTATGTTTTGCAGGACATATTGATGTTGTACCTCCAGGTGAGGGTTGGGATGTTGATCCCTTTGCTGCTGATATTATAGATGGAGTAATTACAGCACGTGGAACACAAGATATGAAAAGTGGTGATGCTGCTTTTTTATATGCTTGTAAACATGCAGTTGATTTTGATGGAACTTTAAGTATTTTGATGACAAGTGACGAAGAGGGCGAAGGAACTTATGGAACTATCAAAATGCTTGAACACCTAAAAGAAATAAACTTTATACCAAATTATGCAGTGGTAGCAGAACCAACTTGTGAAGAAGTTTTTGGTGATGCAATTAAAGTAGGACGAAGAGGAAGTATCAATGGCTATATCACAATAAAAGGTAAACAAGGACATGCAGCATATCCTGAAAAATGTATAAACCCAGTACATAATTTTGCAGAGATTTTACCAAAATTAGCTGGACATAACCTTGATGATGGAGATGAATATTTTGCTCCTTCAAAAATGGTAATCACTGATATAAGAGGTGGTATGCAAGTAACAAATGTAACGCCAAATGAACTAAAACTTATGTTCAATGTAAGAAATTCAACTAATACCACAAGAGAGTCTGTAGAAGAGTTTATCCATAAAAACCTAGAAGGTTTAGAATATGATTTTAGAACAACACAAGGCTCATTTCCATTTGTGACAAACAAAGAATCAAAAGTGGTAAAAGCTATGGAAAATTCTATAAAAGAGGTTTTAGGAGTAACAACAAAACACTCAACACATGGTGGAACTTCTGACGCCAGATATTTTGGAGCCTTTGGAATAGAAGCCATAGAGTTTGGAGTTATAAATGATACTATTCACTCTGTAGGTGAGAGAACAACTGTTAAAGAAGTAGAGGGATTAACTGCTGTTTATGAGGATTTGATTAAAAACTTTTAA
- a CDS encoding ORF6N domain-containing protein: protein MENLPKQLIENQIYDIRNLKVMLDSDLATLYQVETKRINEAVKNNLDKFPEDFYFELTKEELEVLRSQFVTTKFSKTRAIPYAFTEQGVYMLATVLKSKVATEVTINIMRTFTKLREFALTYKDIVIELKNLKEDLKLNKNQTIENTKHIKTAFTGNFLLKQNRIY, encoded by the coding sequence ATGGAAAACTTACCAAAACAATTGATTGAAAATCAAATCTATGATATTCGTAACTTAAAAGTGATGTTAGATAGTGACTTGGCAACTCTTTATCAAGTAGAAACTAAAAGAATAAATGAAGCTGTTAAAAATAATCTTGATAAATTTCCTGAAGATTTTTATTTTGAATTGACAAAAGAAGAGCTTGAAGTTTTGCGGTCACAATTTGTGACCACAAAGTTTTCCAAAACAAGAGCTATACCATACGCTTTTACCGAGCAAGGCGTCTATATGCTTGCAACTGTACTAAAAAGCAAAGTTGCTACAGAAGTCACTATAAATATCATGCGTACCTTTACAAAGCTTAGAGAGTTTGCACTTACATATAAAGATATAGTAATAGAATTAAAAAATCTAAAAGAAGATTTGAAACTAAATAAAAATCAAACAATAGAAAATACTAAACATATCAAAACCGCCTTTACAGGAAACTTTTTGCTAAAGCAAAACCGTATATACTAG
- a CDS encoding Pathogenicity locus produces MPFSKEEKQKLLEVKFVGETVIRRFEQIGIDSLEVLSKSSVEEITDIVSDILGSSCWKNSPQAKKAVHNAIDYAKSIQ; encoded by the coding sequence ATGCCATTTTCAAAAGAAGAAAAACAAAAGCTTTTAGAAGTAAAGTTTGTGGGTGAAACCGTTATAAGAAGATTCGAGCAAATAGGTATTGATTCTTTAGAGGTTTTATCTAAAAGTAGTGTGGAAGAGATTACGGATATTGTTTCAGATATTTTGGGAAGCAGTTGTTGGAAAAACTCTCCCCAAGCTAAAAAAGCGGTGCATAATGCCATTGATTATGCTAAATCTATCCAATAA
- a CDS encoding MmcQ/YjbR family DNA-binding protein: MNLEQIESIFMAKQGATKDFPFGDDTMVFRVMDKMFGLISLKTTPLNINLKCDPNDAIAYRDIYECVNPGYHMNKKHWNTITLDGTMKEETVKDMVNESYDLIVSKLTKKQREELLL, from the coding sequence ATGAACTTAGAACAAATAGAATCTATATTTATGGCTAAACAAGGTGCAACAAAAGATTTTCCTTTTGGTGATGATACTATGGTTTTTAGAGTTATGGATAAGATGTTTGGTCTTATTAGTTTAAAAACAACTCCATTAAATATAAATTTAAAATGTGATCCCAATGATGCAATAGCCTATAGAGATATTTATGAGTGTGTAAATCCAGGTTATCATATGAATAAAAAGCATTGGAATACTATAACCTTAGATGGGACTATGAAAGAAGAGACAGTAAAAGATATGGTCAATGAATCATATGATTTAATAGTATCGAAACTAACAAAAAAACAAAGAGAAGAGTTACTTTTATAA
- a CDS encoding GNAT family N-acetyltransferase — MQIIKYDKKYKKEIPELFTNTIHKTCNKDYTKQQLNAWANLHIDYKSWEERLNKTKPYLAILDEKLVGFAEFYEDYIDCFYVHYEYQGFGVGKMLLNHIFKIAKEKEQTLLRVDASITAKPFFEKSGFIEVKKNKVIRNNIELINFSMQKVL; from the coding sequence ATGCAAATAATAAAATATGATAAAAAATATAAAAAAGAGATTCCAGAACTTTTTACAAATACTATTCATAAAACATGCAATAAAGACTATACAAAACAACAATTAAACGCTTGGGCAAATTTGCATATTGATTATAAGTCTTGGGAAGAAAGATTAAATAAAACAAAACCATATTTGGCAATACTTGATGAAAAGCTTGTAGGTTTTGCAGAGTTTTATGAGGATTATATTGATTGTTTTTATGTACACTATGAGTATCAAGGTTTTGGTGTAGGGAAAATGCTTTTAAATCATATTTTTAAAATAGCAAAAGAGAAAGAACAAACTTTATTAAGAGTAGATGCAAGTATCACTGCAAAGCCATTTTTTGAGAAGTCTGGTTTTATAGAAGTAAAAAAGAATAAAGTCATAAGAAATAATATAGAGTTAATAAATTTTAGTATGCAAAAAGTATTATAA
- a CDS encoding carboxymuconolactone decarboxylase family protein, with protein sequence MPLIKTYEKEEATGELQEIYEEIIKLRGEIGNNAKLFSSSPELLRQQLEFIKYYANHETLSMPLLASIRVCVSNQERCSFCIDFNSALLINKAKWSIEDINTLKNEIYSKKLTKEENTLLKFVIDSVKNPHKVDENIINELKAQSWSDKDILDALNHGARMYATDILFNSFKIEDYEG encoded by the coding sequence ATGCCATTAATTAAAACTTATGAAAAAGAAGAAGCAACTGGTGAATTACAAGAGATATATGAAGAGATAATAAAACTAAGAGGTGAAATAGGAAACAATGCTAAACTTTTTAGTTCTAGTCCTGAATTATTAAGACAACAACTTGAATTTATTAAATATTATGCAAATCATGAAACTTTATCGATGCCTTTACTTGCAAGTATCAGAGTTTGTGTATCTAATCAAGAAAGATGTAGCTTTTGTATTGATTTTAATTCTGCACTTCTTATAAATAAGGCAAAATGGAGTATTGAAGATATAAATACTTTAAAAAATGAAATATATAGTAAAAAATTAACAAAAGAGGAAAATACTCTTTTAAAATTTGTAATTGATTCAGTTAAAAATCCACACAAAGTAGATGAAAACATAATAAATGAACTAAAAGCACAAAGTTGGAGTGATAAAGATATATTAGATGCCTTAAATCATGGTGCAAGAATGTATGCAACAGACATACTTTTTAATAGTTTTAAAATAGAAGATTATGAAGGATAA
- a CDS encoding TetR/AcrR family transcriptional regulator → MEKRTRNNLIDSAFKEIYEKGYQGASMTTILNNAKVHKGSMYHFFANKKELALVSIKEKIYAKFVQRYTSILQNESNYLETFIESLKDITQRDFNKGCPIANVIQEMSNLDSDFKVLMEKIYLSFRKNIKDILDKAVEKKEMKQCDTTKLALYIASTLEGAILSAKATGNIQDYLDVVEILSTYILSFRL, encoded by the coding sequence ATGGAAAAAAGAACAAGAAATAATTTAATAGATTCAGCTTTTAAAGAGATATATGAAAAGGGGTACCAAGGTGCTTCTATGACAACTATTTTAAATAATGCAAAAGTGCATAAAGGATCAATGTATCACTTTTTCGCAAATAAAAAAGAATTAGCATTAGTGTCTATAAAAGAGAAAATTTATGCAAAATTTGTACAAAGATATACTTCAATTTTACAAAATGAATCAAACTATTTAGAAACTTTTATTGAAAGTTTAAAAGATATTACCCAAAGAGATTTTAATAAAGGTTGTCCTATCGCAAATGTAATACAAGAGATGTCAAATCTTGATAGTGATTTTAAAGTTTTGATGGAAAAAATTTATTTGTCTTTTAGAAAAAATATAAAAGATATTTTAGATAAAGCAGTTGAAAAAAAAGAGATGAAGCAATGTGATACTACAAAACTTGCACTTTACATAGCTTCAACTTTAGAAGGTGCAATACTTTCTGCAAAAGCAACAGGAAATATACAAGACTATTTAGATGTAGTAGAAATACTTTCTACTTATATTTTATCTTTTCGTTTATAA
- a CDS encoding AAA family ATPase: MKYSKRLKDTMFDFIVELLKKGNEVVLDFPANTVTQRQWFKDIFETANVEHIMYYVKRSDDVCKEQLKKRNENLPKDAPLIDEATFDAITKYFQEPKEEEGFNIRYE; this comes from the coding sequence ATAAAGTATTCAAAAAGATTAAAAGATACGATGTTTGACTTTATTGTTGAACTTTTAAAAAAAGGCAATGAAGTTGTTTTAGACTTTCCAGCAAATACTGTTACTCAAAGGCAGTGGTTTAAAGATATATTTGAAACAGCAAATGTTGAACATATTATGTATTATGTAAAAAGAAGTGATGATGTGTGTAAAGAGCAACTAAAAAAAAGAAATGAAAATTTACCAAAAGATGCTCCTTTGATAGATGAAGCAACTTTTGATGCAATTACAAAATATTTTCAAGAACCAAAAGAAGAGGAAGGTTTTAATATAAGGTATGAATAA
- a CDS encoding GNAT family N-acetyltransferase, which translates to MNLKDYLKELTIIDFKNQEIQDLAKNLSKNCNSDEEIVKNCFLYVRDKISHSGDIKADITTCKASDVLKYRTGWCYAKSHLLAALLRANNIPTGFCYQRISYCNMYCLHGLNAVYLEKYGWYRIDARGNKKDVHAQFNPPIENLAFELKDYEYDLAQIYAKPLDVVINSLQFFKGFNQMSKNLPLTNEFIRRGKLKDAKDLNVLVTSLLPYIFEQTPSWFKEEISEKSFKDRLKNKNYKHYIYTIDEKIVGFLSIKEENKLFHLFVDEAFHKKGIAKKLFECVKTNMDITDMKVNASLYAVAFYEALGFEKSGKQEHFKGLDYQPLIYNK; encoded by the coding sequence ATGAATTTAAAAGATTATTTAAAAGAATTAACAATTATTGATTTTAAAAACCAAGAGATACAAGATTTGGCTAAAAATTTATCAAAAAACTGCAATAGTGATGAAGAAATAGTTAAAAATTGTTTTCTTTATGTAAGAGATAAAATATCTCATAGTGGAGATATAAAAGCAGATATAACTACTTGTAAAGCAAGTGATGTTCTAAAATATAGAACAGGATGGTGTTATGCAAAGTCTCATCTTTTAGCGGCACTTTTAAGAGCAAATAATATTCCAACTGGATTTTGTTATCAACGTATAAGTTATTGTAATATGTATTGTTTGCATGGTTTAAATGCAGTATATTTAGAAAAATATGGTTGGTATCGTATTGATGCGAGAGGTAACAAAAAAGATGTTCATGCACAATTTAATCCACCTATTGAAAACTTAGCTTTTGAATTAAAAGATTATGAATATGATTTAGCACAAATATATGCTAAACCACTTGATGTGGTGATAAATAGTTTACAATTCTTTAAAGGTTTTAATCAAATGTCAAAAAATCTTCCTCTAACTAATGAGTTTATAAGAAGAGGGAAATTAAAAGATGCAAAAGATTTAAATGTATTAGTTACAAGTTTATTACCATATATTTTTGAACAAACTCCATCTTGGTTTAAAGAAGAAATAAGTGAAAAGAGTTTTAAAGATAGGCTAAAAAATAAAAACTACAAACACTATATTTATACTATAGATGAAAAGATAGTAGGGTTTTTATCTATAAAAGAAGAAAATAAACTATTTCATTTGTTTGTTGATGAAGCTTTTCATAAAAAAGGTATCGCAAAGAAACTTTTTGAGTGTGTAAAAACAAATATGGATATAACAGATATGAAAGTAAATGCTTCTTTATATGCAGTAGCATTTTATGAAGCATTAGGATTTGAAAAAAGTGGGAAACAAGAACATTTTAAAGGTTTAGATTATCAACCTTTGATTTATAATAAATAA
- a CDS encoding GyrI-like domain-containing protein, producing MKVKYLDKFYVAGLTVRTNNKTELDEQEAKIPDLCQRYLDENIERKTFNKSKSMAMYGVYNKYENDVNSDYDYTIGVEVTKAKNAITIEKDRYLVFSKQGEIPEIVMDAWHDVWNYFASSECKYERAYNFDFEKYEKEDEIEIYISIK from the coding sequence ATGAAAGTAAAATATTTAGATAAATTTTATGTTGCAGGTCTTACAGTAAGAACAAATAATAAAACAGAGTTAGATGAACAAGAAGCAAAGATTCCAGATTTATGCCAAAGGTATTTAGATGAAAACATTGAAAGAAAGACTTTCAACAAATCAAAAAGTATGGCAATGTATGGAGTTTATAATAAGTATGAAAATGATGTAAATTCAGATTATGATTATACTATTGGTGTTGAGGTTACTAAAGCTAAAAATGCTATTACTATAGAAAAAGATAGATATTTAGTATTTTCAAAACAAGGTGAAATTCCCGAGATTGTTATGGACGCTTGGCATGATGTTTGGAACTATTTTGCTTCAAGTGAATGTAAATATGAAAGAGCATATAATTTTGACTTTGAAAAGTATGAAAAAGAAGATGAAATAGAAATATATATCTCTATAAAATAA